The Petrotoga mobilis SJ95 genomic sequence TATAATACCCGTTATTTTAGCATATTTTGGCTCTTCATTCTATCCTGCTGATATGGCACAAGATTTCCAGTTGGCCTTATATAACGAAGATAACAGTCTTTTAGGTAATTTCAGTTTCATTTTGATAAAACAATTTTTGAATTTTGAGAACACTATAGAAATTAAAAATGATGAACAATTGAATCAAATAATTAGAGAAGGAAGTTATGATTCAATACTGATCATTCCAAAAGGTTTTACGCAAGATTTGGTTGATCACAAGCAGACGGTCTTGTACATTATACCAAACCCTCACAAAATTCAAAACAGTATGATGGTCTATACCGGTTTTAAAGCTGTTTTTGATGAGCTAGCTGGTATACCCGAAATAAAAGTTGGCTCCACAACTGAGTTCTTACTTCAAGGAGGTATAGGGATCGACGAAACGAGGCCCAAACCAGAGATAAAAATGCTTATACCAAGTGCCTCTGACGGTTCTTTAGTTGTTTCTCCCACTACAAATTTGGGGATTAATGATATGTTTGCTCCTATCGTTGCGGTGGTTGTAATCCTTTTGTTATCTATGATAGGAATAGCCTCTTCCATCGGTCAAGCCAGAGAAGTTGGATTACTAGATTTATACATATCAAATGGATTAAAAACGTGGCAATTCATTTTATCAAAAATAATATCGTACATCATAATAGGTTTCGTTGCAGGAATGTTCTCGTGGTATATGTTTAGAATGTTTGGTGTTCAATCACAAGCTAACC encodes the following:
- a CDS encoding ABC transporter permease codes for the protein MKILKMSWYEIKKVLRNRGVLILSIIIPVILAYFGSSFYPADMAQDFQLALYNEDNSLLGNFSFILIKQFLNFENTIEIKNDEQLNQIIREGSYDSILIIPKGFTQDLVDHKQTVLYIIPNPHKIQNSMMVYTGFKAVFDELAGIPEIKVGSTTEFLLQGGIGIDETRPKPEIKMLIPSASDGSLVVSPTTNLGINDMFAPIVAVVVILLLSMIGIASSIGQAREVGLLDLYISNGLKTWQFILSKIISYIIIGFVAGMFSWYMFRMFGVQSQANPWNLILLVLVSVFSFTSFGLFLSSFLKTARAASFLVTAMIGGMLVFGGTLIPIPTGSILEKIANLFPVKYSLDGWRKITVLGYGLSDISFEILILLGFGLFFCLASLLLLQATQET